The region CCATGCACTACTGGAGCGGTTTTGAGGAGAGCGTGAAGCGGGAGATATCTGACAAGCTGATGGACTTTAGTGTTGGAGAGGAAGCAGCACAGGCCGAAGTGACGCCATAGTGCCTGCCCTAGCTCGACCATGCGTCCCTGAGGTTCACCGAAAGCCATTTGCATACGATTTGCATACGGATCCGGAAAATACATCTTACCGGGTATCATTGGTTGACAAGAAAAACAGCTTATTTTGCTCCCTAAGGCAAGTATAGGAAAACAGATATTATCAGGTGTAGAACTAATATTACGACTGTTAATCAGGGGGTCCCTGGTTCGAGCCCAGGAGGGGGAGCAAAAGCCACTCAGAAATGAGTGGCTTTTTTGTTTGCATACAAATGCACGCTCTTTCTGCTGCTGCACCTCTCAATTCCGGTGGCATTCCCCTTCCCAGTATCGGATCAATCCGAAAACTTGTGGGGCAGTGAAAAAAAGAGCAGCTTTGCGTGCGTATAATTCACCACACACGCTTTTCCCTTGCAAGATCCTTACCTCACTCTTATCCGCTGTCTCTTGCCAGAAGGTATTCTGGAGTACTTCAACGTAACACATGTCCTGCAAGGCCCGGCAGGCCTGCAGCTGCAGTTGGAGGAGAAGAACCTCCTCCCCGAAGTTTATCATGGCCAGCGCTCTGAGTCCAAAGGTTTCCTGCCTGAGATTAAGCTGCAGGATTTCCCTATCCGTGGCCAGCAGGTCACCCTCTGCATCAAAAGACGCCGCTGGCACTTACCTGACTCGGGAGAGGTAATCACCAGAGACTGGAAACTGGTACAACAGGGAACGCGAATGACAAGTGAATTCGCCGCTTTTTTAAAAGCAGCACTTGGATAACACCCCCGTCAGCTGCCGGCAACTGGCCAGCTACTTCCACCTGGACGGCAAACAGCTCCAGGAGCAGTACAAGGAGCACATCAGCCACTTTCACCAATGGGAGCAGCGGGAGCACGCCTCCGACTGGATGCGCTTTCCCCAGAACGTTGGCCAAGAGCTGAGCATTGATGAGACAGCCCTCTCCAATGGAGAGCTCTACACCATCCTGACCAACAAAGCCGCTAAAGGCAGAAAAGGCGCGCTGGTGGCGATGGTCAGGGGCACACAGGCAGAAGACATTATCACAGTGCTGGAAGGCATACCCCAGACGGCCAGAGCCAAAGTCCGGGAGGTGACCCTGGACATGGCCAAGGCTGTGAGAGGCTGCTTTCCCAAAGCTTGCCGGGTCATTGACCGTTTCCATGTCCAGAAGCTGGCTTATGAAGCGGTGCAGGAGCTTCGTATCAAGTACCGCTGGCAAGCCCTGGATGAGGAAAACCAGCGGTTAGAGCAGGCGAAAAGGAGCAGGCAGCGTTTTGACGCGGAAGTACCATCTAACGGGGACACGTTGAAGCAGCTGCTGGCCCGCAGCCGCTACCTGCTCTTCAAGCACCGAAGCAGATGGAGCGCCTCCCAAAAGGAAAGAGCCGATATGCTCTTCTACAGGTATCCGCTGCTGGGCAGGGCCTATGACCTGGCCATGGAGCTGGGCCAGATCTTTACCTATTGCAAAAGCAAGCAGCAGGCATTCAAGCGCCTGGCCATCTGGTACAATGAAGTGGAGGCCTCCGGTATAGACTCCTTTCGCACGGTGGCCCGG is a window of Pontibacter kalidii DNA encoding:
- a CDS encoding ISAon1 family transposase, translated to MDNTPVSCRQLASYFHLDGKQLQEQYKEHISHFHQWEQREHASDWMRFPQNVGQELSIDETALSNGELYTILTNKAAKGRKGALVAMVRGTQAEDIITVLEGIPQTARAKVREVTLDMAKAVRGCFPKACRVIDRFHVQKLAYEAVQELRIKYRWQALDEENQRLEQAKRSRQRFDAEVPSNGDTLKQLLARSRYLLFKHRSRWSASQKERADMLFYRYPLLGRAYDLAMELGQIFTYCKSKQQAFKRLAIWYNEVEASGIDSFRTVARSVQNHYEHILNFFNNRSTNASAESFNAKVKAFRATFRGVRDTTFFLFRLANIYA
- a CDS encoding ISAon1 family transposase N-terminal region protein, whose amino-acid sequence is MQDPYLTLIRCLLPEGILEYFNVTHVLQGPAGLQLQLEEKNLLPEVYHGQRSESKGFLPEIKLQDFPIRGQQVTLCIKRRRWHLPDSGEVITRDWKLVQQGTRMTSEFAAFLKAALG